In one Mucilaginibacter ginsenosidivorax genomic region, the following are encoded:
- a CDS encoding SusC/RagA family TonB-linked outer membrane protein → MDKNLQKRVKYQISLIITGILLYFSAQAQTVNITGKITSADDGQPIPGASIKVKGTSLGTISGIDGGYTIAAEPGKVLVFNFLGFAPREVAVKQAGVINVRLNSTSSNLNEVVVIGYAKARRKDVTGAISSISGTDLRQTQPTTFDQALQGKVAGVVVQQVSGQPGGGVSIQIRGVSSITGSNSPLYVIDGIIIPPVSDPGNGSNPLNSINPAEIESIDVLKDASATAIYGSQATNGVVVITTKRGKAGPPRITYDFYTGYQEIAKRLPTVNLPQLATFINARAVAWGFDARPEFANPQYLGPGTDWQKELFRKAPMMNHTLTVSGGDARTQYLLSTSYFDQEGIALGSDFKRYSLRLNLDNKTTDWLKIGTSLQLAHINENVNSTASNVISTALSITPDVPVKNGDGSFGGVTDPNGWVQPVANPVALAQIVKDLKRRNQIFGNVYAEVQFTKDLSLRNELSGNFDFNTEDRFSPTYSFGKGTASPNFGSSAAGQNFYIVIRNFLTYSHNFNKFHVDALAGHESQESTFENLGGARRNFPSNNVQAINAGDATTATNSGDNSNSNPTGGSAQESYFGRVNFSWDDKYLLTGNLRNDGSSNFPAGNRWVTTYSGGFAWKINNETFLKSVKSINELKLRLGYGLTNNQGIPGNTFVTQLASVANGLSGTAQFQNNLANPSVKWEKTDYYSAGIDGSFWNGRLGFSLDVYDRETNGLLLQVPLPGYTGTVAGYGPGSMQAPYANVGSLSNKGFDFQINSTNITSKNFTWKTAFTISRNNNKVTYLGAGGDQANLSQKSYVINDIIEKTTVGQPIGEFYGYVFDGIFAKPSDFQNHARPADQSGNPYPISPAGGGIWYGDRMFKDLNGDGVIDSKDQTFLGSPIPKFQYGINNTFNYKNFDLNIFFSGSYGNKVFNQMAIQQSDPQNHTTYFTSVLNYAKLAMVDPNGSSSDVNNVYVTNPNTTIVGVRNDNTNGNNRPNSLMIEDGSFLRCKNITLGYRLSESLLSKISVSSVRVYANVSNAFIITKYKGMDPEIGSWNPLQAGWDSGYYPQPRVFTIGANITLK, encoded by the coding sequence ATGGATAAAAATTTACAAAAAAGAGTGAAATACCAAATTTCATTAATTATCACGGGCATATTGCTTTATTTTTCTGCCCAAGCACAAACCGTAAACATTACGGGTAAAATAACAAGCGCCGACGATGGCCAGCCAATACCAGGCGCAAGCATTAAAGTTAAGGGGACGAGCCTGGGGACTATATCAGGCATTGATGGTGGCTATACCATAGCAGCTGAGCCAGGCAAGGTGCTTGTTTTTAATTTTTTAGGTTTTGCGCCACGGGAAGTAGCTGTTAAACAAGCCGGTGTAATTAACGTAAGGCTTAATTCAACATCAAGCAACTTAAATGAGGTTGTTGTCATTGGTTATGCTAAGGCACGAAGAAAAGACGTTACAGGGGCTATAAGTTCAATATCGGGAACCGATTTACGCCAAACGCAACCAACTACTTTTGATCAGGCCTTGCAGGGTAAGGTTGCAGGGGTTGTGGTTCAACAAGTGTCGGGCCAGCCCGGTGGCGGTGTATCTATTCAAATACGTGGCGTGTCGTCAATAACCGGCTCCAATTCGCCTCTGTATGTGATAGATGGTATTATTATCCCCCCGGTTTCCGACCCCGGCAACGGTTCAAATCCATTAAATAGCATCAATCCTGCCGAAATTGAATCAATAGATGTATTGAAGGATGCTTCGGCAACAGCCATATACGGTTCGCAGGCAACCAATGGCGTAGTGGTTATCACTACAAAAAGGGGCAAAGCCGGCCCACCACGGATAACCTATGATTTTTATACCGGTTACCAGGAAATAGCCAAGCGGCTCCCCACAGTAAATTTGCCACAGCTTGCTACTTTTATTAATGCACGGGCCGTTGCCTGGGGCTTCGATGCCAGGCCCGAATTTGCCAATCCCCAATATTTAGGCCCTGGTACCGATTGGCAAAAAGAATTGTTCCGGAAAGCTCCGATGATGAATCACACGCTTACGGTAAGCGGCGGGGATGCCAGAACCCAATATTTACTATCAACCTCGTATTTTGACCAGGAAGGGATAGCCCTTGGATCTGATTTTAAAAGATACTCGTTAAGGCTGAATTTAGATAACAAAACCACTGATTGGCTAAAAATAGGGACCAGCCTTCAATTAGCGCATATTAATGAAAATGTAAATTCAACCGCCAGTAATGTAATTAGCACCGCACTAAGTATTACTCCCGATGTTCCGGTAAAAAACGGTGATGGTTCCTTTGGTGGTGTTACCGACCCCAACGGTTGGGTACAACCTGTTGCCAACCCGGTGGCATTAGCCCAAATTGTCAAAGACCTAAAAAGAAGGAATCAAATATTCGGAAATGTGTATGCCGAAGTACAATTTACTAAAGATCTGTCGCTGCGAAATGAGTTATCGGGTAATTTCGATTTTAATACGGAAGATAGGTTTTCACCAACTTATAGTTTTGGTAAGGGTACTGCCAGCCCTAACTTCGGTTCCTCTGCCGCTGGCCAAAATTTTTATATAGTAATACGCAATTTTTTAACTTATAGCCATAATTTCAATAAATTTCATGTTGATGCCTTAGCGGGGCATGAATCGCAGGAGAGTACTTTTGAAAATCTTGGCGGTGCGCGAAGGAATTTCCCTTCAAACAATGTGCAGGCCATTAATGCGGGTGATGCTACCACGGCCACAAACTCGGGCGATAATTCAAATTCAAACCCCACTGGCGGCTCTGCACAGGAATCCTATTTCGGCCGTGTCAATTTTTCATGGGATGATAAATATCTGCTAACCGGCAATTTACGAAACGATGGTTCCTCAAATTTTCCAGCTGGTAATCGTTGGGTTACTACCTATTCAGGTGGATTTGCCTGGAAAATTAATAACGAGACATTTTTGAAAAGCGTGAAGAGTATAAATGAATTGAAGTTGAGACTCGGTTATGGCCTTACCAACAATCAAGGCATACCGGGCAATACGTTTGTAACCCAACTTGCATCGGTGGCAAATGGTTTATCAGGTACAGCGCAGTTTCAAAACAATTTGGCAAATCCGTCTGTAAAGTGGGAAAAAACAGATTATTACAGTGCCGGGATCGACGGATCGTTCTGGAACGGGCGATTAGGTTTTTCATTAGACGTTTACGACCGCGAAACAAACGGCCTTTTATTACAGGTGCCACTTCCGGGATACACCGGTACTGTTGCGGGTTATGGGCCGGGATCTATGCAAGCGCCTTATGCCAATGTCGGCTCGCTAAGCAACAAAGGGTTTGACTTCCAAATCAACTCTACCAATATTACTTCTAAAAATTTTACTTGGAAAACTGCTTTTACCATATCGCGAAACAACAATAAAGTAACCTACTTAGGTGCAGGAGGAGACCAGGCCAACTTAAGCCAGAAATCTTATGTAATTAACGATATAATTGAAAAAACAACAGTGGGCCAGCCCATTGGCGAATTTTACGGCTATGTATTTGACGGGATTTTTGCAAAACCATCTGATTTTCAAAACCATGCCCGGCCTGCTGATCAAAGCGGTAACCCTTATCCAATTTCTCCAGCGGGCGGTGGTATTTGGTACGGCGACCGTATGTTCAAGGATTTGAACGGCGACGGTGTTATCGACTCAAAAGATCAAACCTTTTTGGGCTCCCCCATACCCAAATTCCAGTATGGTATCAATAATACATTTAACTACAAAAATTTTGATCTGAATATTTTCTTCAGCGGCAGTTATGGCAACAAGGTGTTCAATCAAATGGCTATACAGCAATCCGATCCGCAAAACCATACTACCTATTTTACATCGGTATTAAATTATGCAAAACTGGCTATGGTTGATCCTAACGGCTCTTCATCCGATGTTAACAATGTATATGTTACCAACCCGAATACAACAATTGTAGGCGTGAGAAATGACAATACCAACGGCAATAACCGTCCTAATAGTTTGATGATCGAGGATGGATCGTTCCTGAGGTGCAAAAATATCACCCTGGGTTACCGGTTGTCAGAAAGTCTACTATCCAAAATATCTGTGAGTTCTGTTAGGGTGTATGCCAATGTATCCAATGCATTTATCATTACAAAATATAAAGGCATGGATCCAGAGATAGGTTCGTGGAACCCGCTTCAGGCAGGTTGGGACAGCGGTTATTATCCGCAGCCAAGAGTATTTACTATTGGTGCAAACATAACCCTGAAATAA
- a CDS encoding hybrid sensor histidine kinase/response regulator transcription factor encodes MISIRLKYYYLLTVTLISICNNVFGQSSQLRFSHLDIGDGLSHNQVNSIIRDSEGFMWFGTASGLNRYDGYTFKVFKHDENRKGSINDDIVVRIFEGPDKKLWINTRNGFCFYDPKTEQFSSDMQPLLRSLKLPGYPNVFKIVKTSPADFWFLVPDSGIYKYNTLSKRTKRYYHDVNSIPSLYSSSISDITTDTQGNVWIVYSEGTVEMFDVKRNKISYHTDVFNKVTHNKNGAYSLTVDGDNELWFYEPYVGAGIFYYKPSTSTLLHIDKESAGAKLKVNAVTSVIQVDDGLIWIGTDHGGINVLDKKNFKITYLLNREDDPTSLKQNSAMLYKDVLGIVWAGTLKKGVSYYHKNIIRFPLYRHFASDPGSLSFNDVYKFIEDKQGNLWIGTNGGGLIYFNRKTGKFTQYKHDTRNANSLSSDIILDLYLDHDQKLWIGTYFGGLDCFDGTKFTHYKHNDKVATSIADDRVWTILEDSSHRFWIGTFAGGLEIFDRSKKVFYHPFKQSDIRSPMISALFEDRRGNVWTGGYYGIDVILKNGKGVVHYNSNGSNGNNLVYNAINNINEDSRGLMWIATAGGLSVFNPNTKIFTSLTKKNGLPANPISNTLEDNNGRVWVSTSNGLSRITLTPKANGFNFHLENFDETDGLQGREFNSNSALKTHRGELIFGGVDGFNIFDPKSLEPNNNKPQLIFTDFQLFNKSISANEPVNGHVVLSKSISLTQSIILNHNENVFSIEFAALDFFNPGKTKYQYTLEGFDKGWVNADNRTRKANYTNLDGGDYVLKVRASNSEGVWNPNYIWLRIKVLPPFWKSTLAYVVYLVVFLGILLLIRQRGIQKIRRQFAVEKEKQEAKLLIEQERQEVKRMQELDQLKTKFLTNVSHEFRTPLSLIMAPVDKMLTRADQEQKQQLNMVRKNARRLLNLVNQLLDFRKMEVQELKLHSKPGDIVKFISEISMSFKDIAEEKEIDFVFDTTVNSMFTSFDHDKIERILFNLISNAFKFTPTGGQVSVLLNVDKLCDSDVFLEIKVIDTGIGIPPEKHSKIFERFFQHDIPQSMINQGSGIGLAITHEFVKMHGGEITVESEPDHGSCFIIKLPVIIYDGAAMELPVEDEVDIESPNDVINSENKAVSKQQHINKMPVVLLVEDNDDFRFYLKDNLKDIFFLIEASNGREGWQKALSQHPDIIVSDISMPEMTGIELCKKLKNDKRTSHIPIVLLTALTGEAEQVKGLEIGANDYMTKPFNFEILLSKIKNILTLRDTYKRTYKKQMDVQLQETPLQNEDEKLLRNIVEYIELNILNDSLSVEELSRKMNMSRGSLYSKVLMLTGKSPVEFIRSIRLKKAVYLLENSQMTISQICYEVGFNTPKYFTKLFKEEYNMLPSYYISSIRQKKLTETEE; translated from the coding sequence ATGATCTCTATTCGCCTAAAATATTACTATCTTCTTACCGTTACATTAATCTCGATATGTAACAATGTTTTTGGCCAAAGCAGTCAGCTCCGTTTCTCACACCTTGATATAGGGGATGGCCTATCGCACAACCAGGTAAATAGCATAATTAGAGATTCTGAAGGTTTTATGTGGTTCGGCACCGCATCAGGCCTCAACCGTTATGACGGTTATACCTTTAAAGTGTTTAAGCATGACGAAAACCGTAAGGGATCTATTAACGACGATATCGTAGTTAGAATTTTTGAAGGCCCTGATAAAAAACTATGGATAAATACCCGCAATGGTTTTTGTTTTTATGACCCCAAAACGGAGCAGTTTAGCAGTGACATGCAGCCGCTACTCCGTTCTTTAAAGCTTCCCGGTTATCCGAATGTCTTTAAAATAGTGAAAACCAGCCCTGCCGATTTTTGGTTTTTGGTTCCCGATTCTGGTATTTATAAATATAATACCTTAAGCAAGCGAACAAAACGCTATTACCACGATGTTAACTCTATTCCATCATTGTACTCAAGCTCTATTTCTGATATTACAACCGATACCCAAGGCAACGTATGGATTGTTTACAGTGAGGGCACGGTTGAAATGTTTGATGTTAAGCGTAACAAAATTAGCTACCATACGGATGTTTTTAATAAGGTGACCCATAATAAAAACGGAGCATATTCTTTAACAGTTGATGGCGATAATGAGTTGTGGTTTTATGAACCATACGTTGGGGCAGGGATATTTTACTACAAGCCTTCAACCAGTACTTTGCTGCATATTGACAAGGAATCGGCAGGAGCAAAGCTGAAAGTGAACGCCGTAACCAGTGTCATCCAGGTTGACGATGGCTTGATATGGATTGGCACCGATCATGGTGGCATAAATGTACTGGATAAAAAGAATTTTAAAATTACTTACCTGCTAAACCGGGAAGACGACCCCACATCGTTAAAACAAAATAGTGCAATGCTCTATAAGGACGTTTTAGGTATTGTGTGGGCGGGTACTTTAAAAAAGGGGGTAAGTTATTACCATAAAAACATCATCAGGTTTCCCCTCTACAGGCATTTTGCTTCAGATCCCGGCAGTTTAAGCTTTAACGATGTTTACAAATTTATTGAAGACAAACAGGGAAACCTGTGGATTGGCACCAATGGGGGAGGGCTGATTTATTTTAACCGCAAAACAGGCAAGTTTACCCAATATAAACACGATACGCGAAACGCGAATAGTTTAAGTAGTGATATTATTCTCGACCTATATCTTGACCATGATCAAAAATTGTGGATAGGTACCTATTTTGGCGGGCTTGACTGTTTTGATGGTACAAAATTTACTCATTACAAACACAATGATAAAGTAGCCACCAGTATTGCTGATGACAGGGTGTGGACCATTTTGGAAGACTCGTCGCACCGTTTTTGGATAGGGACATTTGCAGGCGGACTTGAAATTTTCGACCGGTCTAAAAAGGTATTCTATCACCCTTTTAAACAGAGCGATATCAGGTCGCCGATGATATCAGCCTTGTTTGAAGATAGGCGTGGCAATGTATGGACCGGAGGGTATTATGGTATCGACGTTATATTGAAAAATGGGAAAGGAGTAGTTCATTATAACTCAAATGGGAGTAATGGCAATAATTTAGTCTACAATGCCATAAACAATATTAATGAGGATAGTCGTGGTTTGATGTGGATAGCAACAGCAGGTGGGTTGAGTGTTTTTAATCCCAATACAAAAATTTTTACATCGCTCACAAAAAAAAATGGGCTCCCTGCAAATCCTATATCGAATACGCTGGAGGATAATAATGGAAGGGTATGGGTGAGTACCTCAAATGGGTTGAGCCGCATTACCTTAACACCAAAGGCAAATGGTTTTAATTTTCACCTCGAAAACTTTGACGAAACCGATGGCTTGCAGGGCCGTGAATTTAATTCGAATTCCGCTTTAAAAACACATAGGGGTGAATTGATATTCGGAGGTGTTGATGGCTTTAATATTTTTGACCCTAAGAGCTTAGAACCCAATAACAATAAGCCGCAATTAATATTTACCGATTTTCAATTATTTAATAAAAGTATATCAGCCAACGAGCCGGTTAATGGACATGTGGTGCTATCAAAATCTATATCGTTAACTCAAAGTATTATACTTAATCACAATGAAAATGTTTTCTCGATAGAATTTGCCGCCCTTGATTTTTTCAATCCCGGAAAAACAAAATATCAGTATACGTTGGAGGGATTTGACAAAGGGTGGGTAAATGCGGATAACAGAACACGAAAAGCTAATTATACTAATCTTGATGGGGGAGATTATGTACTTAAGGTACGGGCATCCAATTCGGAGGGCGTATGGAATCCGAATTACATTTGGTTAAGGATCAAAGTATTGCCACCATTCTGGAAATCAACTTTAGCTTATGTTGTTTACCTGGTGGTGTTCCTGGGTATACTGTTGCTTATCCGGCAAAGAGGTATACAAAAAATAAGAAGGCAGTTTGCCGTTGAAAAAGAAAAACAGGAGGCAAAATTACTAATAGAACAGGAGCGTCAGGAGGTTAAACGTATGCAGGAGCTCGACCAACTGAAAACAAAATTTTTGACCAACGTAAGCCACGAGTTCAGGACGCCGCTGTCATTAATCATGGCGCCTGTTGATAAAATGCTTACCCGGGCTGACCAGGAACAGAAACAACAGCTGAACATGGTAAGAAAAAATGCCAGGCGCCTATTAAATCTGGTAAATCAGCTGCTTGATTTTCGTAAGATGGAAGTTCAGGAGTTGAAGCTGCATAGCAAGCCCGGCGATATTGTGAAGTTTATCAGCGAAATAAGCATGTCATTTAAAGATATTGCCGAAGAAAAAGAGATTGATTTTGTATTTGACACTACGGTTAATTCCATGTTTACCAGTTTTGATCATGATAAGATAGAAAGGATACTGTTTAACCTGATATCAAATGCCTTTAAATTTACCCCGACTGGTGGTCAGGTAAGCGTTTTACTTAATGTGGATAAGCTGTGCGATAGTGATGTTTTTCTTGAAATAAAAGTGATCGACACCGGTATTGGCATTCCGCCTGAAAAACATAGTAAAATTTTCGAGCGTTTTTTTCAACATGACATTCCGCAGTCGATGATTAATCAAGGCAGCGGCATCGGCCTGGCTATTACACATGAGTTTGTGAAGATGCATGGAGGAGAAATAACAGTGGAAAGCGAACCGGATCATGGCAGCTGTTTTATTATTAAACTGCCGGTAATTATTTATGACGGGGCGGCAATGGAACTACCAGTTGAAGATGAAGTTGATATTGAAAGCCCTAACGACGTCATTAATTCTGAAAATAAAGCGGTATCCAAACAGCAGCATATAAATAAAATGCCGGTGGTTCTTTTAGTTGAGGATAACGATGATTTTCGTTTTTATCTGAAAGACAATTTAAAGGACATATTCTTTTTAATCGAAGCTTCGAACGGAAGAGAAGGCTGGCAAAAGGCGCTTTCGCAACATCCGGACATTATTGTTAGTGACATCAGCATGCCCGAAATGACCGGAATTGAACTTTGCAAAAAACTAAAAAATGATAAGCGTACGTCGCACATTCCCATTGTTTTGCTAACCGCATTGACTGGCGAGGCCGAACAGGTAAAGGGATTGGAAATTGGCGCGAATGATTACATGACAAAACCTTTTAATTTCGAAATACTCCTCTCAAAAATTAAAAACATCCTTACGCTGCGGGATACTTATAAACGTACATACAAAAAGCAAATGGATGTGCAATTGCAGGAAACGCCTTTACAAAACGAAGATGAGAAGCTGTTAAGGAATATAGTAGAATATATAGAACTTAATATTTTAAACGACAGTCTTTCGGTAGAAGAATTAAGCCGCAAAATGAACATGAGCCGCGGATCGCTTTATAGTAAGGTATTGATGCTTACCGGTAAGTCGCCTGTCGAATTTATTCGCTCTATCAGGCTTAAAAAAGCTGTGTATCTACTTGAGAACAGCCAGATGACAATTAGCCAGATTTGTTATGAAGTAGGGTTTAACACCCCCAAATATTTTACAAAACTATTTAAAGAGGAATATAATATGCTTCCCTCATATTATATCAGTTCTATTCGTCAAAAGAAACTGACCGAAACTGAAGAATAA
- a CDS encoding cellulase family glycosylhydrolase — translation MRTLNYFFSIAIILVASGCRKQETPSAAVMPLAKTSTKTLTATSYPSYNTSPLAPDQTGVTSTAAQLAAKFQLGWNIGNTLEATGSETAWGNPLVTQALIDEVKKAGFTAVRIPCDWDQYSNQTTGQIQQSWLNRVQQVVQYCVNDGLYVILNIHWDGGWLENNCTTSAQAAVNAKQKAFWEQIATQMRGFDEHVIFASANEPAVSDATGMSVLLSYHQTFVNAVRSTGGHNSYRVLLVQGPSTNIDGTNNLMNTLPTDPASNRLMVEVHYYDPAQFCFLTSDASWGNMFYYWGSGYHSTTDASRNATWGEESYMTSELSLMKTKFVDKGIPVMLGEYAVNRRLGLTGDALNLQLASRGYFLNYFIHQALQYGLKPFYFDSGGTDSTNPGRIINRQNNSVYDQQGLAAIMQGAQNNTSSTIQVGQVYQIYSRNSFKALEFAGWGTANQTQADQWDYLAGANQQFKVEDAGGGYYRLTPMHATGKCLEMYGFGTGNGGQVDLWDYNGGANQKWSIQITDNGYYKITNANSGKVLDVSGASLNNGGALVQWTYSGGRNQQWGFVKI, via the coding sequence ATGAGAACACTCAACTATTTTTTCAGCATCGCCATCATCCTGGTGGCGTCGGGATGCCGCAAACAGGAAACTCCCAGCGCGGCCGTTATGCCGCTTGCTAAAACGAGTACCAAAACGTTAACCGCAACCAGTTATCCGAGTTACAACACCTCGCCCCTTGCACCTGATCAAACCGGGGTAACCAGTACAGCCGCCCAGCTTGCAGCAAAGTTTCAATTGGGCTGGAATATTGGTAATACACTCGAAGCAACAGGCAGCGAAACGGCCTGGGGTAACCCATTGGTAACCCAGGCACTTATTGATGAAGTTAAGAAAGCCGGTTTTACCGCAGTTCGTATCCCCTGCGATTGGGATCAGTATTCTAACCAAACCACGGGGCAAATTCAGCAATCATGGCTCAACAGGGTGCAGCAGGTTGTTCAATATTGCGTTAACGATGGCTTGTACGTGATATTGAACATACACTGGGACGGCGGATGGCTGGAGAACAATTGTACCACCAGCGCGCAGGCCGCCGTTAATGCCAAGCAAAAAGCCTTTTGGGAGCAGATAGCTACGCAAATGCGCGGCTTTGATGAGCATGTGATATTTGCCAGCGCAAATGAACCTGCTGTGTCGGATGCTACAGGGATGAGTGTTCTGCTGTCTTATCATCAAACGTTTGTTAACGCGGTAAGATCAACCGGGGGACATAACAGTTACAGGGTGCTGCTTGTTCAAGGGCCAAGCACTAATATTGACGGCACCAACAATTTAATGAATACACTCCCAACAGATCCGGCGAGCAACCGTTTAATGGTTGAAGTACATTATTATGATCCGGCTCAGTTTTGTTTTTTGACATCGGATGCAAGCTGGGGTAATATGTTCTATTATTGGGGCAGCGGCTATCATTCTACAACCGATGCTTCACGAAATGCTACCTGGGGTGAAGAGTCATATATGACTTCAGAACTTTCGTTGATGAAAACAAAGTTTGTTGATAAGGGCATTCCTGTTATGTTGGGAGAATATGCAGTAAACCGCAGATTAGGCCTTACCGGCGATGCGTTAAACCTGCAACTTGCAAGCAGGGGTTATTTTCTTAATTATTTTATCCACCAGGCATTACAATATGGATTAAAACCATTTTATTTTGATTCCGGCGGTACTGACTCAACCAACCCGGGCAGAATTATTAACAGGCAGAACAACAGCGTTTACGATCAGCAAGGGTTAGCCGCCATTATGCAAGGAGCGCAAAATAATACTTCTTCAACAATTCAGGTTGGACAGGTTTACCAGATTTACAGCAGGAACAGTTTCAAAGCACTGGAATTTGCGGGCTGGGGAACCGCTAATCAAACACAGGCCGACCAATGGGACTATTTAGCAGGTGCAAACCAGCAATTTAAAGTAGAAGATGCAGGAGGCGGCTACTATAGGTTAACACCTATGCATGCTACAGGAAAATGTTTGGAAATGTATGGCTTTGGCACCGGTAATGGTGGCCAGGTAGATTTGTGGGATTACAACGGCGGCGCAAATCAAAAATGGTCAATTCAGATAACCGACAACGGATATTATAAAATTACCAATGCAAACAGCGGAAAAGTATTGGATGTTTCGGGAGCTTCGCTCAATAACGGCGGTGCACTTGTCCAATGGACCTATTCCGGAGGCCGTAATCAGCAGTGGGGATTTGTGAAAATATAG
- a CDS encoding carboxylesterase/lipase family protein has protein sequence MRYLIFMLACMFAAQFMQAQPAPVKVKEGLVQGTFENGLTIYKGIPFAMPPVGDLRWRAPQPAAKWDGVRQADKFAPEPMQGGNSVSGKSEDCLYLNVWTPAKSPTDKIPVLVWIYGGAFNFGGTAEPAYNGEKLAKKGVVLVSIAYRVAQLGFLAHPELSAENPNHVSGNYGLLDMVAGLKWIRENIAAFGGDPNKVTIFGESAGGIAVSMLCASPLAKGLFHGAISQSGGSFGPTRATTYPGENMKSLSYAEAAGAAYVKDAGYTSIVDLRKVDADKLPAVRGLAWPIVDGRVIPGDQYKRYEEGKYNDVPVLVGYNSDEGASFSPPKTPEEYIAAVKGRYGKFADELIKAYPAGTVNVAKTARDLMRDAAFGWHTWSWARLQSKGKSKVFYYYFDQHPNYPEGSPRAGYGSPHAQEVAYVFGTLDASNPQTTKTDLDISDAMSTYWTNFAKYGDPNGVGEPKWPTFNDAHPVVMYFSQTAHTGPVPDAESLKALDAYFKWRRSPDGEMGIK, from the coding sequence ATGAGATATCTGATTTTTATGCTTGCTTGTATGTTTGCTGCTCAATTTATGCAAGCTCAACCCGCTCCTGTTAAAGTAAAAGAGGGATTGGTACAAGGAACGTTTGAAAACGGTCTTACTATTTATAAAGGCATTCCTTTTGCAATGCCTCCCGTAGGAGACTTACGCTGGCGCGCTCCGCAGCCCGCTGCAAAATGGGACGGTGTTCGCCAGGCCGATAAATTTGCTCCGGAACCTATGCAGGGTGGCAATTCCGTGTCAGGAAAAAGTGAAGATTGCCTTTATCTGAACGTTTGGACACCTGCTAAATCGCCAACGGACAAAATACCTGTACTGGTGTGGATATACGGTGGTGCTTTTAACTTTGGCGGGACAGCCGAACCAGCTTATAACGGCGAGAAGCTGGCAAAAAAAGGAGTTGTACTGGTTAGCATAGCCTACAGGGTAGCACAGTTGGGATTTTTAGCACATCCCGAGCTTAGCGCCGAGAACCCCAATCATGTTTCGGGAAACTATGGTTTGTTGGATATGGTCGCCGGGTTGAAGTGGATAAGGGAAAACATCGCCGCTTTTGGTGGCGATCCCAATAAAGTTACAATTTTTGGCGAATCGGCAGGCGGTATAGCAGTAAGTATGTTATGTGCAAGCCCGTTGGCTAAAGGCCTTTTCCATGGTGCAATTTCGCAAAGCGGCGGTTCATTTGGGCCTACGCGTGCTACAACTTATCCTGGTGAAAATATGAAAAGCCTGTCTTATGCCGAAGCCGCAGGCGCAGCCTACGTTAAAGACGCCGGCTATACTTCAATTGTTGATTTGCGAAAGGTTGATGCGGATAAACTGCCCGCTGTACGCGGATTAGCCTGGCCCATTGTTGATGGCCGGGTAATACCGGGCGACCAATATAAGCGCTATGAAGAGGGAAAATATAACGACGTACCTGTCCTGGTAGGTTATAACTCCGATGAAGGTGCCAGTTTCTCGCCTCCAAAAACGCCGGAAGAATATATTGCCGCGGTAAAAGGCCGCTATGGTAAGTTTGCCGACGAACTTATTAAAGCTTATCCTGCCGGTACTGTTAACGTTGCAAAAACTGCCCGTGATTTGATGCGGGACGCAGCGTTTGGCTGGCATACCTGGAGTTGGGCAAGGTTACAGTCAAAGGGTAAGTCGAAGGTTTTTTATTATTATTTTGATCAGCACCCTAATTATCCGGAAGGTTCGCCCCGTGCCGGATATGGATCGCCTCATGCACAGGAAGTAGCTTATGTGTTTGGTACGCTGGATGCTTCAAATCCGCAAACCACTAAAACAGACCTCGATATTTCGGATGCGATGAGTACGTATTGGACAAATTTTGCAAAGTATGGCGACCCGAACGGGGTGGGAGAGCCTAAATGGCCCACTTTTAACGATGCTCATCCTGTTGTTATGTATTTTTCGCAAACCGCACATACCGGCCCTGTACCGGATGCCGAATCGTTAAAGGCGTTGGATGCCTATTTCAAGTGGAGGCGTTCGCCGGATGGGGAGATGGGGATTAAATAG